In one Streptomyces sp. NBC_01288 genomic region, the following are encoded:
- a CDS encoding NUDIX hydrolase, producing MSLYDDAVLVLKSYEDQTDLRQAYLDHLAAHPDGMWKSCHAGHVTASALVIDPEQGRVLLTLHKKLRMWLQMGGHCEPEDTSLEAAALREATEESGIPGLTLLPGGPVRLDRHPIPPPCHCHYDVQYTVLAPPGAVQEISDESLDLRWFTYDEVPSVADESVLRLLEATRARL from the coding sequence GTGAGCCTGTACGACGACGCGGTCCTCGTACTGAAGAGCTACGAGGACCAGACGGACCTGCGCCAGGCCTACCTGGACCACCTGGCCGCCCACCCGGACGGCATGTGGAAGTCCTGCCACGCCGGTCACGTGACGGCGAGCGCCCTGGTGATCGACCCCGAGCAAGGTCGCGTGCTGCTGACCCTGCACAAGAAGCTGCGGATGTGGCTCCAGATGGGCGGCCACTGCGAGCCGGAGGACACCTCCCTGGAGGCCGCGGCGCTGCGCGAGGCCACGGAGGAGTCCGGCATCCCCGGACTGACCCTGCTCCCGGGCGGCCCGGTCCGCCTGGACCGGCACCCGATCCCCCCGCCGTGCCACTGCCACTACGACGTCCAGTACACGGTGCTGGCACCCCCCGGCGCCGTCCAGGAGATCAGCGACGAGTCCCTCGACCTGCGCTGGTTCACCTACGACGAGGTGCCGTCCGTAGCGGACGAGTCGGTCCTACGGCTGCTGGAGGCGACGCGCGCCAGGCTCTGA
- a CDS encoding AIM24 family protein gives MQSPLFAFNDSQSPERYSLQNKQMLRIVLEGHDDILARKGTMVAYQGLVEFDAEYQSTQQAYARAATGEGVNLMRCHGQGTVFLANLAQHVHVVDVEQDGLTVDSSYVLAMDSSLHHEVIAVDSQYGISGSGKYQLNITGRGKVALMTSGAPLMMQVTPDKYVNCDADAIVAWSTGLRVQMQAQTHSSGVWRRRGNTGEGWELSFMGSGYALVQPSELLPPQNAAIGQGVAAQFGMGQHGAHAQNQGNAWS, from the coding sequence ATGCAGAGCCCGCTTTTCGCGTTCAACGACTCGCAGTCCCCGGAGCGCTACAGCCTCCAGAACAAGCAGATGCTGCGCATCGTCCTGGAGGGCCACGACGACATCCTCGCCCGCAAGGGCACGATGGTCGCCTACCAGGGGCTCGTCGAGTTCGACGCCGAGTACCAGAGCACCCAGCAGGCTTACGCGCGTGCGGCCACCGGCGAGGGCGTCAACCTGATGCGCTGCCACGGGCAGGGCACGGTCTTCCTCGCCAACCTCGCCCAGCACGTCCACGTAGTGGATGTGGAACAGGACGGTCTGACCGTCGACAGCAGCTACGTCCTCGCGATGGACTCCTCTCTGCACCACGAGGTCATCGCCGTGGACAGCCAGTACGGCATCTCCGGCTCTGGGAAGTACCAGCTCAACATCACCGGCCGCGGCAAGGTCGCCCTCATGACCTCGGGCGCGCCCCTGATGATGCAGGTCACGCCCGACAAGTACGTCAACTGCGACGCCGACGCGATCGTCGCCTGGTCCACCGGCCTGCGCGTCCAGATGCAGGCCCAGACGCACTCCTCCGGGGTGTGGCGGCGCCGCGGCAACACCGGTGAGGGCTGGGAGCTGAGCTTCATGGGCAGCGGCTACGCGCTCGTCCAGCCCAGCGAACTCCTGCCGCCGCAGAACGCCGCGATCGGTCAGGGCGTCGCCGCCCAGTTCGGCATGGGCCAGCACGGCGCTCACGCGCAGAACCAGGGCAACGCCTGGAGCTGA
- a CDS encoding AIM24 family protein, whose amino-acid sequence MNQPLAGYAPAPVSARMENHGNNMLKVAMQTGSDLFARVGSMIAYEGFIQYEPNPPAVRQIARDWMTGEGAPLMKCSGDGLLYLADYGADVVVINLNGDGISVNATNLLAFDAHLTWGVERVKGLAKFAGQGLWNTKITGQGWVALTSRGKPIVVDCGGEDETYVDPDALVAWSPNLKVKGKRSFKAQSLIGRGSGEAYQMAFSGTGIVVVQPSEDSTDRLRFRG is encoded by the coding sequence ATGAACCAGCCGCTCGCGGGCTACGCCCCCGCACCCGTCTCCGCCCGCATGGAGAACCACGGCAACAACATGCTGAAGGTCGCCATGCAGACCGGAAGCGACCTCTTCGCGCGCGTGGGCTCGATGATCGCCTACGAGGGCTTCATCCAGTACGAGCCCAACCCGCCGGCCGTGCGCCAGATCGCACGCGACTGGATGACCGGCGAGGGCGCGCCCCTGATGAAGTGCTCCGGTGACGGACTGCTCTACCTCGCCGACTACGGCGCGGACGTCGTCGTGATCAACCTCAACGGCGACGGGATCTCCGTCAACGCCACCAACCTGCTCGCCTTCGACGCCCACCTCACCTGGGGCGTGGAGCGCGTCAAGGGGCTCGCGAAGTTCGCCGGACAGGGCCTGTGGAACACCAAGATCACCGGCCAGGGCTGGGTCGCGCTGACCTCCCGCGGCAAGCCGATCGTCGTCGACTGCGGCGGCGAGGACGAGACGTACGTCGACCCGGACGCGCTCGTCGCCTGGTCCCCGAACCTCAAGGTGAAGGGCAAGCGCAGCTTCAAGGCGCAGTCGCTGATCGGCCGCGGCAGCGGCGAGGCCTACCAGATGGCCTTCTCCGGGACGGGCATCGTCGTCGTCCAGCCCAGCGAGGACAGCACCGACCGTCTCCGGTTCCGGGGCTGA
- a CDS encoding TerD family protein, with amino-acid sequence MAREFQRGHKAKISDLTAGTDLYVGVQITGPGLTFDISCFGLDAEERLSDDRYFVFFNQPKSPEESIQLLGAQAGDSESFRVTLDKIPPQIHKLAFTATLDGAGQMSQIAPGYVRIVAGGEEVARYSFNGSEFTTERAVMLGDFYLKDVWRFAAVGQGFDGGLEALLKNFGGEVAEEETPEPQQAQPAPPQSGAAPGFAPPAFGAPAAPAPAPQPVAQGYTPPPAPSVHAAPTIIAPMTPPGAGTVPPPGPVPAPYGQPQAPYGQQAPGQSPPPPPGYAQPQAPHAPGPPPGYGQPTPPPGYGQPPAPPGYGQQPPTFGQVPGQAAGYGVPQGSPQGAGVSAALEKFKETPTGQRWTQQNKKLVRVDLGIGGQPVLARQGSMVLYQGKVDFGYKGAGFAGRIVGNATGQEMQLMRCTGQGQVFLAENSAHLHPVELQGDAICVSAENVLAFDESLQYEVRRIEGHGIPGGALFTMQFQGTGTIVVKTHGSPVVLPVTPTTFADCNAVVAWSAAAQVIVSSQVRMRRNAYPGDTGESVNLQFRAAPGNFIVVQPYEV; translated from the coding sequence ATGGCCAGGGAATTCCAACGCGGCCACAAGGCCAAGATCAGTGACCTCACCGCGGGCACGGATCTGTACGTAGGTGTGCAGATCACCGGCCCCGGACTGACGTTCGACATCAGCTGCTTCGGCCTCGACGCCGAGGAGCGGCTCTCGGACGACCGGTACTTCGTGTTCTTCAACCAGCCGAAGTCCCCCGAGGAGTCCATCCAGCTCCTGGGTGCCCAGGCGGGCGACTCGGAGTCCTTCCGGGTCACGCTCGACAAGATCCCGCCGCAGATCCACAAGCTGGCGTTCACGGCGACCCTCGACGGTGCCGGGCAGATGTCGCAGATCGCCCCCGGGTACGTCCGGATCGTCGCGGGCGGCGAGGAGGTGGCCCGCTACTCGTTCAACGGTTCGGAGTTCACCACCGAGCGGGCCGTGATGCTGGGTGACTTCTACCTGAAGGACGTCTGGCGGTTCGCGGCCGTCGGCCAGGGCTTCGACGGCGGCCTCGAAGCGCTGCTGAAGAACTTCGGCGGCGAGGTCGCCGAGGAGGAGACGCCCGAGCCGCAGCAGGCACAGCCCGCGCCACCGCAGTCCGGTGCCGCCCCCGGCTTCGCCCCGCCCGCGTTCGGCGCCCCCGCGGCCCCGGCACCCGCCCCGCAGCCCGTCGCGCAGGGGTACACACCCCCGCCCGCACCCTCCGTGCACGCCGCGCCGACCATCATCGCGCCCATGACCCCGCCCGGGGCGGGCACCGTGCCGCCCCCGGGTCCCGTGCCCGCGCCCTACGGTCAGCCGCAGGCGCCGTACGGACAGCAGGCCCCCGGCCAGAGCCCGCCTCCGCCGCCCGGCTACGCGCAGCCCCAGGCCCCGCACGCGCCGGGCCCCCCGCCCGGCTACGGTCAGCCGACTCCGCCCCCTGGCTACGGCCAGCCGCCCGCGCCTCCCGGGTACGGGCAGCAGCCGCCCACTTTCGGGCAGGTCCCGGGGCAAGCAGCCGGCTACGGAGTGCCCCAGGGATCTCCCCAGGGCGCCGGTGTGTCGGCCGCGCTGGAGAAGTTCAAGGAGACGCCCACCGGGCAGCGCTGGACGCAGCAGAACAAGAAGCTCGTCCGCGTCGACCTCGGCATCGGCGGCCAGCCCGTGCTCGCCCGCCAGGGCAGCATGGTGCTCTACCAGGGCAAGGTCGACTTCGGCTACAAGGGCGCCGGGTTCGCCGGGCGGATCGTCGGCAACGCGACCGGCCAGGAGATGCAGCTGATGCGCTGCACCGGCCAGGGCCAGGTGTTCCTCGCCGAGAACTCCGCGCATCTGCACCCCGTCGAGCTCCAGGGGGACGCGATCTGCGTCTCCGCCGAGAACGTCCTCGCCTTCGACGAGAGCCTCCAGTACGAGGTCCGGCGCATCGAGGGACACGGCATCCCCGGGGGCGCGCTGTTCACGATGCAGTTCCAGGGGACCGGCACCATCGTCGTGAAGACCCACGGCTCGCCCGTCGTGCTGCCGGTCACGCCGACCACGTTCGCCGACTGCAACGCGGTCGTCGCCTGGTCCGCGGCCGCCCAGGTGATCGTCTCCAGCCAGGTCCGGATGCGCCGCAACGCCTATCCGGGCGACACCGGGGAGAGCGTCAACCTGCAGTTCCGGGCGGCCCCCGGAAACTTCATCGTCGTCCAGCCGTACGAGGTCTGA
- a CDS encoding M48 metallopeptidase family protein: protein MPADPLHSAGKPQRSTTSQPPSGSGASAIEVRRSARRRRTVSAYREGDRTVVLIPARMSEAEEKRWVTVMLDKLAAQESKRVLGDAELSERAERLSAQYFDGRARPTSVRWVTNQNTRWGSCTPSEGSIRLSHRLQGMPEYVVDYVLLHELAHLLVPGHGPRFWRLLEAYPRTERAKGYLEGVVAAERLPHPPGAREE, encoded by the coding sequence GTGCCCGCCGACCCACTGCACAGCGCCGGAAAACCACAGCGCAGTACGACGAGCCAGCCGCCAAGCGGCTCGGGGGCGAGCGCGATCGAGGTCCGCAGGAGTGCGCGTCGGCGCAGAACTGTCTCCGCGTACCGCGAGGGCGATCGCACCGTCGTGCTCATCCCCGCCCGCATGTCCGAGGCGGAGGAGAAGCGCTGGGTCACCGTCATGCTCGACAAGCTGGCCGCCCAGGAAAGCAAACGCGTGCTGGGTGACGCCGAGCTGTCCGAGCGCGCCGAGCGACTGTCGGCCCAGTACTTCGACGGCCGCGCCCGGCCCACCTCCGTGCGCTGGGTGACCAACCAGAACACGCGCTGGGGCTCCTGCACGCCCTCCGAGGGCAGCATCCGCCTCTCCCACCGGCTCCAGGGAATGCCCGAGTACGTCGTCGACTACGTGCTGCTGCACGAGCTGGCGCATCTCCTGGTGCCCGGACACGGGCCGCGGTTCTGGCGGCTCCTGGAGGCGTATCCGCGCACCGAGCGGGCGAAGGGCTACCTCGAAGGCGTGGTCGCGGCCGAGCGGCTGCCCCATCCGCCGGGCGCCCGCGAGGAGTGA
- a CDS encoding TOMM precursor leader peptide-binding protein has protein sequence MHPMVKPALRRGWRDLHTVQFGMTPAHALTLGPMDTATGGFLDLLNGTRGLPLLREEGQRMKLPEGQVDQLVEGLTHAGLLDDARGGGPAADALRAKKDVLDRLRPDLASLSLITGEPGESMGRLAARRELRVQVRGAGRVGAVLAALLSGAGVGEVDVRDGGNTEPWDVAPGGLPAEAVGERRDEAARRAVRRAAPDRQPRRTSRATAEESDPGFSLVILAPRDDVAVHAPDPAAATGLIVSGTPHLYAGVVEGTGVVGPLVLPGETSCAGCLHHARTDRDPTWPRLVAQWRSGKQPRVRACDLTLATTVAGLAAAHALAFLDGRSPSSAGARWEVSLPGLDWHARPVWAHSACPCGAAEKGARKGKEGHTSTDEDRHATMAGDRPSRDVRRKADSARPAGTWRAHV, from the coding sequence ATGCATCCGATGGTGAAGCCCGCGCTGCGGCGCGGCTGGCGTGATCTCCACACCGTGCAGTTCGGGATGACACCGGCGCACGCCTTGACGTTGGGCCCGATGGACACGGCGACGGGCGGTTTCCTGGACCTGCTCAACGGCACGCGCGGACTGCCGCTCCTGCGTGAGGAGGGGCAGCGGATGAAGCTGCCCGAGGGGCAGGTGGACCAGCTGGTGGAGGGGCTGACGCACGCGGGACTGCTCGACGACGCGAGGGGCGGCGGGCCCGCGGCCGATGCCCTCCGCGCGAAGAAGGACGTCCTCGACCGGCTGCGCCCGGACCTCGCGTCGCTCTCCCTGATCACCGGCGAGCCGGGCGAGTCGATGGGCCGTCTGGCGGCACGTCGCGAACTGCGGGTGCAGGTGAGAGGCGCGGGCCGGGTGGGCGCGGTGCTGGCCGCACTGTTGTCGGGCGCGGGGGTCGGTGAGGTCGACGTGCGCGACGGTGGTAACACCGAGCCCTGGGATGTCGCTCCGGGCGGGCTGCCCGCGGAGGCGGTCGGCGAGCGCCGGGACGAGGCGGCGCGCCGCGCGGTACGCCGGGCGGCACCGGACCGCCAGCCCCGCCGGACCTCGCGGGCCACGGCGGAGGAGAGCGACCCCGGTTTCTCCCTGGTGATCCTCGCCCCGCGCGACGACGTCGCCGTGCACGCGCCCGACCCGGCCGCCGCCACCGGCCTGATCGTCTCGGGGACACCTCATCTGTACGCCGGTGTGGTGGAGGGCACGGGAGTCGTGGGCCCGCTGGTCCTGCCCGGCGAGACGTCCTGCGCGGGCTGCCTGCACCACGCGCGTACCGACCGGGATCCGACCTGGCCGCGTCTGGTCGCGCAGTGGCGCTCCGGTAAGCAGCCGCGGGTGCGGGCGTGCGATCTGACGCTGGCCACGACCGTCGCCGGGCTGGCCGCCGCGCACGCGCTGGCCTTCCTGGACGGGCGGTCGCCGTCGAGCGCGGGTGCGCGGTGGGAGGTCTCGCTGCCCGGTCTTGACTGGCACGCGCGACCGGTCTGGGCGCATTCCGCCTGCCCGTGCGGAGCCGCGGAGAAGGGTGCGAGGAAAGGTAAGGAGGGACACACCTCTACGGACGAGGATCGACACGCGACAATGGCAGGGGACCGGCCGTCGAGGGATGTGCGCCGTAAGGCAGACTCGGCCCGGCCGGCCGGGACTTGGAGGGCGCATGTCTGA
- a CDS encoding ABC1 kinase family protein, with product MSDLPRKAVTRTAKLAALPLGFAGRATWGLGKRIVGESAEIVGRELQQRTAEQLFKVLGELKGGAMKFGQALSVFESALPEEVAGPYRAALTKLQEAAPPMPTRTVHGVLTERLGEDWRELFLEFEDKPAAAASIGQVHRAVWHDGREVAVKVQYPGAGEALLSDLTQLSRFARLLGPLIPGMDIKPLIAELRDRVSEELDYGLEAQAQQAHAEEFEGDPDVVVPAVVHQCDQVLVTEWIDGIPLSEVIADGTQEQRDRAGQLLARFLFSGPARTGLLHADPHPGNFRLLPADPDGKGDWRLGVLDFGTVDRLPGGLPTPIGDSLRMTLDGDAEGVYELLRTEGFVKESIELDPDAVLDYLVPIIEPAQVDAFTFSRGWMRSQAARIADPRSPAHQLGKQLNLPPAYLLIHRVTLSTIGVLCQLGATVRLRDELEEWLPGFVPEDPDEYEEHLDEEDPAAEA from the coding sequence ATGTCTGATCTTCCCCGCAAGGCGGTCACCCGCACCGCCAAGCTCGCCGCGCTCCCGCTCGGCTTCGCCGGGAGAGCGACGTGGGGGCTCGGGAAACGGATCGTGGGCGAGTCCGCGGAGATCGTCGGCCGCGAACTGCAACAGCGCACGGCGGAGCAGCTGTTCAAGGTGCTCGGCGAGCTCAAGGGCGGTGCGATGAAGTTCGGGCAGGCGCTGTCCGTCTTCGAGTCGGCGCTGCCCGAGGAGGTCGCCGGTCCCTACCGTGCCGCGCTGACCAAGCTCCAGGAGGCGGCACCGCCGATGCCGACGCGCACCGTGCACGGTGTGCTGACGGAGCGGCTCGGCGAGGACTGGCGGGAGCTGTTCCTGGAGTTCGAGGACAAGCCCGCGGCGGCCGCGTCGATCGGCCAGGTGCACCGGGCGGTGTGGCACGACGGCCGCGAGGTCGCGGTCAAGGTGCAGTACCCGGGCGCCGGCGAGGCCCTCCTCTCCGACCTGACCCAACTGAGCCGATTCGCCCGTCTGTTGGGCCCGCTCATCCCCGGGATGGACATCAAGCCCCTCATCGCGGAGCTGCGCGACCGGGTCTCCGAGGAACTGGACTACGGCCTGGAGGCACAGGCCCAGCAGGCGCACGCGGAGGAGTTCGAGGGCGACCCGGACGTCGTGGTGCCCGCCGTGGTCCACCAGTGCGACCAGGTCCTGGTCACGGAGTGGATCGACGGCATCCCGCTGTCGGAGGTGATCGCCGACGGCACCCAGGAACAGCGCGACCGGGCAGGCCAGCTCCTGGCCCGCTTCCTCTTCTCCGGCCCGGCCCGCACGGGTCTTCTCCACGCGGACCCGCATCCGGGCAACTTCCGTCTGCTGCCCGCCGATCCGGACGGCAAGGGCGACTGGCGTCTGGGTGTCCTGGACTTCGGCACGGTCGACCGTCTTCCCGGCGGTCTGCCGACGCCCATCGGCGACTCTCTGCGCATGACGCTCGACGGCGACGCCGAGGGGGTCTACGAGCTGCTGCGCACGGAGGGATTCGTCAAGGAGTCGATAGAGCTGGACCCCGACGCCGTCCTCGACTACCTCGTGCCGATCATCGAGCCGGCGCAGGTCGACGCGTTCACCTTCAGCCGCGGCTGGATGCGCAGCCAGGCGGCCCGTATCGCCGACCCCCGCTCCCCCGCCCACCAGCTCGGCAAGCAGCTCAATCTGCCCCCGGCGTACCTCCTGATACACCGGGTGACATTGAGCACAATCGGCGTGCTGTGCCAGTTGGGTGCGACGGTGCGGTTGCGCGATGAGCTGGAGGAGTGGCTGCCGGGGTTCGTACCGGAGGACCCGGACGAGTACGAGGAGCACCTGGACGAGGAGGACCCCGCGGCGGAGGCGTGA
- a CDS encoding WhiB family transcriptional regulator: MQLEAHAPSVPPSDTIPPPGLTEDSTLTPLTTLTALDDAIENLGVPVPCRSYDPEVFFAESPADVEYAKSLCRTCPLIEACLAGAKERREPWGVWGGELFVQGVVVARKRPRGRPRKNPVTA, from the coding sequence GTGCAACTCGAAGCGCACGCCCCGTCCGTACCGCCTTCCGACACGATCCCCCCGCCCGGCCTCACGGAGGACTCCACCTTGACTCCGCTCACTACGCTCACCGCGCTCGACGACGCCATCGAGAACCTGGGCGTGCCCGTCCCCTGCCGTTCCTACGACCCGGAGGTCTTCTTCGCCGAGTCGCCGGCAGATGTCGAGTACGCCAAGTCCCTCTGCCGCACCTGCCCGCTGATCGAGGCCTGCCTCGCCGGCGCCAAGGAGCGGCGTGAGCCCTGGGGCGTCTGGGGTGGCGAGCTCTTCGTCCAGGGTGTCGTCGTGGCCCGCAAGCGGCCGCGTGGCCGTCCGCGCAAGAACCCGGTCACGGCATGA
- a CDS encoding ATP-dependent DNA helicase UvrD2, whose protein sequence is MRHVTPAALVRLRVPPCGQPAHLSPATWQHGRVTAATHSSLFPQVPDSADAVLEGLDPEQREVATALRGPVCVLAGAGTGKTRAITHRIAYGVRAGVLQSSSVLAVTFTNRAAGEMRGRLRQLGATGVQARTFHSAALRQLQYFWPKAIGGSMPRLVDRKIQLVADAAAACRIRLDRGELRDVTAEIEWSKVTQTVPSDYAAAAAKAGRDVPRAPAEIAQLYATYEDVKRDRAVIDFEDVLLLTVAVLQDRHDIAEQVRSQYQHFVVDEYQDVSPLQQRLLELWLGDRDNLCVVGDASQTIYSFTGATPDHLLDFRTRHPGATVVKLVRDYRSTPQVVHLANGLLSQARGRAADHRLELISQRSAGPEPVYVEYTDEPAEAEGAARRIRDLMDAGVPASEIAILVRTNAQSETYEQALADAGVPYQLRGAERFFDRPEVRKAGIALRGAARFGGNDSLLDDVIDLPSQVRAVLSGEGWTTEPPAGSGAVRERWESLAALVNLAQDFAAAKPGATLADLVAELDERANAQHAPTVQGVTLASLHSAKGLEWDVVFLVGVAEGMMPITYAKTDEQIEEERRLLYVGVTRARERLHVSWSLSRSPGGRPNRRPSRFLDGLRPGSTGAVGRPGTMAPGGIERGYAGTPKAVPRRTQRTVARCRVCGRTLTEAGKMKLMRCEDCPSDMDEGLYERLREWREVQAQRSGQPAFCVFTDKTLMAIAETVPDDDGELARIPGVGVRKLNRYGADVLAICGGQEPAEGVAED, encoded by the coding sequence ATGCGGCACGTGACGCCGGCCGCATTAGTACGACTGCGGGTGCCTCCCTGTGGACAACCGGCTCACCTGTCTCCGGCGACCTGGCAGCATGGCCGTGTGACAGCAGCAACGCACTCCTCCCTCTTCCCGCAGGTACCGGACTCGGCCGACGCGGTGCTCGAAGGACTCGACCCCGAGCAACGCGAGGTGGCCACGGCCCTGCGCGGTCCGGTGTGCGTGCTGGCGGGCGCCGGCACGGGCAAGACACGGGCGATCACCCATCGGATCGCCTACGGAGTGCGCGCCGGGGTCCTTCAGTCCTCCAGCGTGCTGGCCGTCACCTTCACCAACCGCGCCGCCGGCGAGATGCGCGGCCGGCTGCGTCAGCTCGGCGCCACCGGAGTGCAGGCACGCACGTTCCACTCGGCCGCGCTGCGCCAGCTCCAGTACTTCTGGCCGAAAGCGATCGGCGGCAGCATGCCCCGGCTCGTCGACCGCAAGATCCAGCTCGTCGCCGACGCCGCGGCCGCCTGCCGCATCCGCCTCGACCGCGGCGAACTGCGGGACGTCACCGCCGAGATCGAGTGGTCCAAGGTCACCCAGACCGTGCCCTCCGACTACGCGGCCGCGGCGGCCAAGGCGGGCCGCGACGTCCCCCGCGCCCCCGCCGAGATCGCCCAGCTCTACGCCACCTACGAGGACGTCAAGCGCGACCGCGCGGTCATCGACTTCGAGGACGTCCTGCTGCTCACCGTCGCCGTCCTCCAGGACCGGCACGACATCGCCGAACAGGTCCGCTCGCAGTACCAGCACTTCGTGGTCGACGAGTACCAGGACGTCAGCCCGCTCCAGCAGCGCCTCCTGGAGCTGTGGCTGGGCGACCGCGACAACCTCTGCGTCGTCGGCGACGCCAGCCAGACGATCTACTCCTTCACCGGAGCGACGCCGGACCACCTGCTCGACTTCCGCACCCGCCACCCCGGCGCCACCGTCGTCAAGCTGGTTCGCGACTACCGCTCCACACCCCAGGTCGTCCACCTCGCCAACGGCCTGCTCTCCCAGGCCCGCGGCCGTGCCGCCGACCACCGGCTGGAGCTGATCTCCCAGCGTTCCGCGGGCCCCGAGCCCGTCTACGTTGAGTACACCGACGAGCCCGCCGAGGCCGAGGGTGCCGCCCGCCGCATCCGCGACCTCATGGACGCGGGCGTCCCGGCGAGCGAGATCGCGATCCTGGTCCGCACGAACGCCCAGTCCGAGACCTACGAACAGGCCCTCGCCGACGCCGGAGTGCCCTACCAACTGCGCGGCGCCGAGCGGTTCTTCGACCGCCCCGAGGTCCGCAAGGCCGGCATCGCCCTGCGCGGCGCGGCCCGCTTCGGCGGCAACGACTCCCTCCTGGACGACGTCATCGACCTGCCCTCCCAGGTCCGTGCCGTCCTCTCCGGCGAGGGCTGGACCACCGAGCCCCCGGCCGGCTCCGGCGCCGTCAGAGAGCGCTGGGAGTCGCTGGCGGCCCTGGTCAACCTCGCCCAGGACTTCGCCGCGGCGAAACCCGGGGCCACCCTCGCCGACCTGGTCGCCGAACTCGACGAGCGGGCCAACGCCCAGCACGCCCCGACCGTCCAGGGCGTCACCCTCGCCTCCCTGCACTCGGCCAAGGGCCTGGAGTGGGACGTCGTCTTCCTGGTCGGCGTAGCCGAGGGCATGATGCCCATCACCTACGCGAAGACCGACGAGCAGATCGAGGAGGAGCGTCGCCTCCTCTACGTCGGCGTCACCCGCGCCCGAGAGCGGCTCCACGTCTCCTGGTCTCTCTCCCGCTCACCCGGAGGCCGCCCCAACCGCCGCCCCAGCCGCTTCCTGGACGGCCTGCGCCCCGGCTCGACCGGCGCCGTGGGCAGACCCGGCACGATGGCCCCCGGAGGCATCGAGCGTGGCTACGCGGGCACCCCCAAGGCTGTACCGCGCCGGACGCAGCGCACCGTGGCCCGCTGCCGGGTCTGCGGCCGCACTCTCACCGAGGCCGGTAAGATGAAGCTGATGCGCTGCGAGGACTGCCCCTCGGACATGGACGAGGGCCTCTACGAGCGGTTGCGCGAGTGGCGGGAGGTCCAGGCGCAGCGCAGCGGTCAGCCCGCGTTCTGCGTCTTCACCGACAAAACACTGATGGCGATCGCCGAGACCGTCCCCGACGACGACGGCGAACTCGCGCGCATCCCGGGCGTCGGCGTCCGCAAGCTCAACCGCTACGGGGCTGATGTCCTGGCCATCTGCGGCGGTCAGGAGCCTGCGGAGGGTGTCGCGGAGGACTGA
- a CDS encoding mycoredoxin, producing MSGTVTMYSTTWCGYCRRLKSQMDREGIAYNEINIEQDPASAAFVEKANGGNQTVPTVLVVPSQGGSEVVMTNPSLAQVKQALGA from the coding sequence ATGTCGGGCACTGTGACGATGTACAGCACCACGTGGTGCGGTTACTGCCGTCGGCTGAAGAGCCAGATGGACCGCGAGGGAATCGCGTACAACGAGATCAACATCGAGCAGGACCCGGCTTCGGCGGCGTTCGTCGAGAAGGCGAATGGCGGGAATCAGACGGTGCCCACGGTTTTGGTTGTTCCCTCCCAGGGCGGCTCCGAGGTCGTCATGACGAACCCGAGCCTCGCCCAGGTGAAGCAGGCGCTCGGCGCCTGA
- a CDS encoding class I SAM-dependent methyltransferase, producing MTDPYWNHNVHYHPLVVDAVPAGCRTALDVGCGDGLLARKLASRAGSVTGVDRSPQMIRLARADVLPENVTFVEADYLDATSLDEGTYDFVSAVAVVHHTEFEDAVARLVSLLAPGGRLVVVGLAYNRTFLDWVISGCGLPVSQFLARRNGGKLGPVGMPIEDSAMCWGEARAAVRRMLPGARFRRRLLWRYMVAWDKPVA from the coding sequence ATGACCGACCCGTACTGGAACCACAATGTCCACTACCACCCCCTGGTGGTGGACGCCGTGCCCGCCGGCTGCCGTACCGCCCTGGACGTCGGCTGCGGGGACGGCCTGCTGGCCCGCAAACTGGCGAGCAGAGCCGGGTCCGTCACGGGCGTGGACCGCTCGCCGCAGATGATCCGGCTCGCCCGCGCGGACGTGCTGCCGGAAAACGTCACCTTCGTAGAGGCCGACTACCTCGACGCCACCTCACTCGACGAAGGCACGTACGACTTCGTGAGCGCGGTCGCCGTCGTCCACCACACGGAGTTCGAGGACGCCGTGGCACGGCTGGTGAGCCTGCTGGCACCCGGCGGCCGACTGGTGGTCGTCGGCCTGGCGTACAACCGCACCTTCCTGGACTGGGTGATCAGCGGCTGCGGACTGCCCGTGAGCCAGTTCCTCGCACGACGGAACGGCGGGAAACTCGGCCCCGTCGGCATGCCGATCGAGGACTCGGCCATGTGCTGGGGAGAGGCCCGCGCAGCCGTCCGGCGCATGTTGCCGGGAGCCCGGTTCCGGCGTCGGCTGCTGTGGCGCTACATGGTCGCGTGGGACAAACCGGTCGCCTGA